ACAAAGTTGACTACGACCAAAAGGCGTAAGTATCTCAGCCCCGAGCTGGTAGCTCCAGTTATTAAGGAAAGAAAGGTCGCCTTTGGCTTTCCAACCCTTCGCGCTCTTGAGCCTAGAAGCTAAAGCGACAGGGCCTTCGGGATATGAAGTAGGGTACCTATAATCAGTTTTAGCACATACACCATGGGTAAATGAAAAACATACCTCGCACCATGCCTCTGTAGCCAGTGTAAACTCTCCAGTTCGCACTGCTCAGGAATGAGGGCATCTGATTCAGGAAGACCATGAGAGTCCACCGAGTAATACGGACTCAGATTTCCCCAATGCTGAAGGACGCTGAAACCTTTGGAAACTTTGCTGGTGGGGCGAATAAGAGGGTAGACGTCGGTGTGGGATGGAAGGACAGGAGCAGTAGCGATAAGAGCAGCTCTTCGTGCCTGTTAGTCCATCACTGAATGAAAGAGGCTACTAACGACCCACTCGCTACCAGTTGGTGTTGGTCCCGCGTAACCAATGCTGGCAAGTTGCATGAGTAGAAGATCTTGCCCACACGAATGGACTACCTACTCTGTTGGGAAATTTGAGTGGTCCGCGTGGGTCTTGGCGGGCGCGATTTTGTCTAGCCAATCTTGTACCTCTGGCGGTAAATTGTCCCAAGTTCTCACCTTATCCAAAGTTGTTCTCCCAAAGTAGCAAGCCGCAAATGCCAGGGTCGGTACTAGTACCAAGAAAGCGATACATATGCGTGATACAACCGAGCGGAGTCGAGTGGCACGTCGTTCGCGTTGTAGCTGCTGATGAGGCGACGCGGACGGGTGCTGGGAGTACGATGGAAGCAACGGGTCGTTTACATTGGATGTTGGTTGGAGTTCATAGTCCTCAGCGGATAAAGGCTCATCCGAGTACATGGACTTGGGCATAGCGGTCAGAATGAAGGAACCAAGTTAGAAAAGCAAATGAAGTATGCTCAAGATGTAAGATGACATGAATGGATCTCTTATTATGAGCGTTCTCGGCAAGGTTACCACCGTAACAGGTCACGTGACTGGAAGTTAGCTATGTGTTTCCCACAGCCGTCAAACAATGAGAAACGAGATGGGAGAAGGTGACACGCGATGTCAGAGGGTGAAGCGGGGATTGGCGAAGTAATAACCAAAGGAACGTTTCTCTCCATGTTGATTATAGTTTATACTCTGTGAGCGTGCGAGGAATATGTACACACTTCCACTTAACAGTACCGATCTGTGGTCCGCCAATACCATTAAGCTATTTAATATTCTAAGATATTTAGGTATTATACGGTACATTTTTATACCATTTTGTTTACTTATAGATTGATAACACAGATACAATTGTACATTTAACTAGgcttttgtttttttgGCCTCGCCCTGTTCCTTGTCGTCCGCCTTTCGCTTCAGGTTGCTGACTCCCGCATACTCTTCGCCTTCGAtgacatcctcatcatcctcctcatccagTTGTTCAGTCTATCAAACGACCTATCAGCACATTTCAAATATCATTCTAGATCAAGTGATAAGGTTCTAGGCCTTACATTGTAAAAGTCCGACAGCACCTTCTTGTGGTcaatatcatcatcctgctcctcatcttcgtcttcatcttcatcttcgtcttcctcgtcctcttcctcatcctcatcatcatcgaattcttcatcatcttcctcttcaaagTCCTCGCCCTTatcatcgtcttcatccccgaacttctctttctcctcttctacTTCTTTATTGGGAATAGGTTTCTCGAGAGGCAAGGCTGAGAAACCAATTAGCAAGACGAACTTACAAGGATGGTTGAGACTTAcattgttgttgtttttCAGCAGCCATCTTGATAAATATCCACTAACACTCCTGAGATGAAATAAGATTAGGCTACGGGGGGCGTGTTATCAATGTTATACACGATGTTCTTTAAGGTGCTGCCATCTTAAGAAACCGACACCGCACGTGGCCGCCGGATAAACAGATGCCGACGGTGAGAAAATAGAAGTCCATACGTCATCACTCTTTATCGAAGGGATCGAAGAACGACGGCCAAATTGTCGGTAAGATTGCCGTTCATTTGAGAATTGCATCAACATCTCGTTCGCATATCCGTCACCTTTTAACTTACAGGTAGGGCAGAAGCCCTAATTACTTTTTCAAAAAGTGTAATCCTCGAAGAAAATACGTCTAACGATGCCTCGAAGAGCCGCCTGCCGCGAACTTTCACCACCTGCCGGCAGTTATCGAACAGTTTCGCCGAACAATCCAGATGCTTTTCCTCTACTTGTAGCATTCGACCTTGAGTATCTACActtttttattattatctTAATTAACGGGCTGATATTTGGAGTAGTTATACACTTTGGGATCTGTGGATAGATGTATGTTCGAACATGCGCATTCATGAGGTGACGTATTTTCCAGTTAGGAGAGCTAACAAAGAGCACTAAATAGACGCATATTTCTCCTCCACTCAAGCGTAAGGGAGATGTTGTTAACCAGCTCGTTGACCGGTGAGATTCTCCTCACTATTTCCTTTGTACAGCTAGATTAACAAGCCATTCATTGAGTGCAGGCGTGGACAACACCTCTCTTTCTACTGTGAAGTACCCTCCATCCTTGCTGAACTCAAGCACCGAAGAATACATGTAGCTGCTGCCTCGAGGACAAGCTCCCCGGAATTGGCAAGGGAAGCATTGGGAATGTTGCTTTTGCCTGCTGACGAGGGCGGTGATCATGTGAAAGCGATCTCATATTTCAATACAGTGAGTATGCACCACTCTTTCCCTTTATATGGAAGTCTAAACGGTTTCTGCGTCTTCTGTAGTTAGAGATTTATCCTGGTGAGTTGCGCTCGATACTGAATGTTATTGGGCAAGAGACTGATGACCATTCTCCCTCACAGGCTCGAAACTAAGACATTTCCGCGAGATCCACCGGAAAACCGGCATTCCATATGACCAGATGGTATATCCTCTTCACATCATCCTTTCGTCATTAGCACTGCTGACGGATATGTTGTTTATAGCTCTTttttgatgatgaacaCCGCAATCTTGAGGTCGAATCTCTTGGTGTAATAATGCAGCTGGTGCCTGGTGCTGGAACTGATCAAAAATTATGGAAACAGGGATTAACGCTctggagaaagaggaagggtaTCAAGGTAGATGCGTCATTATCCGAGTAAGGGTTAGATTTTTTTTGCACTAGAGCCGGCCCCTTAGGGTGGGGGTGATGCATTGAGCTGGTGTTTACTTTATTTCGTTGGTCTAGGATACGTAAGAAATaaaaatcaaaatcaaaactAAAGATAAGGCCCTTGTTTCCTATCTCCCGGCTTCATCCAACGAACCCTAAGCCAGCAAGACATCCATGTCCTCCCGAGTCACCAACTTGACCCTTACCCCGAGCATTGCAAGGCGGTCCCTATAGGCCGCCAACGTCAGTCTGCCCGATTCGGAGTCGATATCGTCGGGATCCATATCGGCAGGGTCGGACTTGTCTATCCTTGGGTAGGGGACAGCGGAGAGATGATCAAGCACACGAGTTTCTTCATTAGAGTTGGAGGGCGTATCAAAGGCCGAACCCAAAAGGGGGGAAGGGTCATTGAAGAAGCGTTGGGTTGGAGGTTTTGCTGCCCGAGCGAGGAACAAGAGGATGGTCGCATCTAAACGATACCTTGCTTCTTTATTCAATATCGAGTTGGCACGGTCGCTGATCAGACAATTAGGAGGCGACGACCAAAAGTCTGTTAATTCTGCGAGTTTATCGACGGCGTAACCATCAGGCGGAAAATGTGGTCTGGCTTTCTCCAAAAACTCACTATCTGCCTCGAGGGCAAGTAGGGGGTTCTTTGAGGTCGAGCTTCTATCGAGATAGACAATGCGGTAAAAGTATTCGTTCACTATAGAGAGACCGAAGATACAGCG
The DNA window shown above is from Cryptococcus decagattii chromosome 9, complete sequence and carries:
- a CDS encoding magnesium-dependent phosphatase-1, which gives rise to MPRRAACRELSPPAGSYRTVSPNNPDAFPLLVAFDLDYTLWDLWIDTHISPPLKRKGDVVNQLVDRRGQHLSFYCEVPSILAELKHRRIHVAAASRTSSPELAREALGMLLLPADEGGDHVKAISYFNTLEIYPGSKLRHFREIHRKTGIPYDQMLFFDDEHRNLEVESLGVIMQLVPGAGTDQKLWKQGLTLWRKRKGIKVDASLSEIRKK